One window from the genome of Aquabacterium sp. A3 encodes:
- the metK gene encoding methionine adenosyltransferase — translation MANDFLFTSESVSEGHPDKVADQISDAILDAILAQDPVSRVAAETLTNTGLVVLAGEITTQANVDYIQVARDTIKRIGYDNTDYGIDHKGCAVLVAYDKQSNDIAQGVDRASDDYLNIGAGDQGLMFGYACDETPELMPAPIYYAHRLVERQAQLRKDGRLPFLRPDAKSQVTMRYVDGKPHSIDTVVLSTQHHPDQSENATTMKASFTEAVIEEIIKPVLPKEWLQNTRYLINPTGRFVIGGPQGDCGLTGRKIIVDTYGGACPHGGGAFSGKDPTKVDRSAAYAARYVAKNVVAAGLAKQCQVQVAYAIGVAKPMNVTVYTEGTGVIPDDEIAKLVEAHFDLRPKGIIQMLDLLRPIYSKTAAYGHFGREEPEFTWERVDKAQALRDAAGLKG, via the coding sequence GTGGCGAACGATTTCCTCTTCACCTCCGAGTCCGTCTCTGAAGGTCACCCCGACAAGGTGGCCGACCAGATCTCGGATGCCATCCTCGATGCCATCCTGGCGCAGGACCCAGTGTCGCGCGTGGCCGCTGAAACCCTGACCAACACCGGTCTGGTGGTGCTGGCTGGCGAGATCACCACGCAGGCCAATGTGGATTACATCCAGGTGGCCCGCGACACCATCAAGCGCATCGGCTACGACAACACCGACTACGGCATCGACCACAAGGGTTGCGCCGTGCTGGTGGCGTACGACAAGCAGTCCAACGACATCGCCCAGGGCGTGGACCGCGCCAGCGACGACTACCTCAACATCGGCGCCGGTGATCAGGGCCTGATGTTCGGTTACGCCTGCGACGAGACGCCCGAGCTGATGCCCGCGCCCATCTACTACGCCCACCGCCTGGTGGAGCGCCAGGCTCAGTTGCGCAAGGACGGCCGCCTGCCCTTCCTGCGCCCCGATGCCAAGAGCCAGGTGACGATGCGCTATGTGGACGGCAAGCCCCACAGCATCGACACCGTGGTGCTGTCCACCCAGCACCATCCTGACCAGTCCGAGAACGCCACCACCATGAAGGCCTCGTTCACCGAGGCCGTGATTGAAGAGATCATCAAGCCGGTGCTGCCCAAGGAGTGGCTGCAAAACACCCGCTACCTGATCAACCCCACCGGTCGCTTCGTGATCGGGGGCCCGCAAGGTGACTGCGGTCTGACGGGCCGCAAGATTATCGTGGACACCTACGGCGGCGCCTGCCCGCACGGCGGCGGCGCGTTCTCGGGCAAGGATCCCACGAAGGTGGACCGCTCGGCCGCCTACGCCGCCCGCTACGTGGCCAAGAACGTGGTGGCCGCCGGCCTGGCCAAGCAGTGCCAGGTGCAGGTGGCCTACGCCATCGGCGTGGCCAAGCCCATGAACGTGACGGTGTACACCGAAGGCACGGGCGTCATCCCTGATGACGAAATCGCCAAGCTGGTCGAGGCGCACTTTGACCTGCGCCCCAAGGGCATCATCCAGATGCTGGACCTGCTGCGCCCCATCTACAGCAAGACGGCGGCCTACGGCCACTTCGGCCGCGAAGAGCCCGAGTTCACCTGGGAGCGGGTGGACAAGGCCCAGGCGCTGCGGGACGCAGCGGGCCTGAAGGGCTGA
- a CDS encoding lysophospholipid acyltransferase family protein, with protein sequence MSRLFFLLSSWPLAVLHPLGSVLGWLAYLLSPSYRRHVRAHTRQAGLGWWQRWQAVAHAGRMVAELPRLWAWPREVPLGARVRWEGAEAIDQALDDSRGLLILTPHLGCFEMVAMAYAERFGPRAPMTALYRPARQAWLAQVMIDARSRPGLNTSPATLAGVRAMLRALKRGETVGILPDQVPPEGMGQWAPFFGRPAYTMTMAPKLVAQTGCAVVLMRGERLGPWARWRQGCEYVVHAQRVDAAMAAQLASADTAQSTLTLNQLMESTIMQAPEQYLWGYNRYKGPRAEALTSADVKGGAGA encoded by the coding sequence ATGAGCCGCCTGTTTTTTTTGCTGTCATCCTGGCCTCTGGCCGTGCTGCACCCCCTGGGCAGCGTGCTGGGGTGGCTGGCTTACCTGCTGTCGCCCAGCTACCGGCGGCATGTGCGGGCGCACACCCGCCAGGCCGGGTTGGGCTGGTGGCAGCGCTGGCAGGCCGTGGCCCACGCCGGGCGCATGGTGGCCGAGCTGCCCCGCCTGTGGGCCTGGCCACGTGAAGTGCCGCTGGGCGCACGGGTGCGGTGGGAAGGCGCCGAGGCGATCGACCAGGCGCTGGACGATTCGCGCGGCCTGCTGATCCTCACGCCGCATCTGGGCTGCTTCGAGATGGTGGCCATGGCCTACGCCGAGCGGTTTGGGCCACGCGCACCCATGACCGCCCTGTACCGGCCCGCCCGGCAAGCCTGGCTGGCCCAGGTCATGATCGACGCCCGCAGCCGGCCTGGCCTGAACACCAGCCCGGCCACGCTGGCGGGCGTGCGGGCCATGCTGCGTGCGCTCAAACGGGGTGAAACGGTGGGCATCCTGCCCGACCAGGTGCCCCCGGAGGGCATGGGCCAGTGGGCGCCTTTTTTTGGGCGCCCGGCCTACACCATGACCATGGCCCCGAAGCTGGTGGCCCAGACCGGTTGCGCCGTGGTGCTGATGCGCGGTGAGCGCCTGGGGCCCTGGGCGCGCTGGCGCCAGGGGTGTGAGTACGTGGTGCACGCCCAGCGGGTGGACGCCGCCATGGCCGCCCAGTTGGCCAGCGCAGACACGGCACAATCCACGCTCACCCTCAACCAACTGATGGAATCCACCATCATGCAAGCACCCGAGCAGTACCTGTGGGGCTACAACCGATACAAGGGGCCGCGCGCCGAAGCGCTCACCTCGGCCGACGTCAAGGGCGGGGCCGGCGCATGA
- a CDS encoding LpxL/LpxP family acyltransferase, with product MTAWLKEGGIRLGLGLLWLLHWLPLPVLAAFARGLGRLLYRLAGSRRRVALRNLALCFPDMDEPARQALAREHFQWLTQSLLDRAVLWWAPQARIRRLIQVEGDIELAERLWQTRQQATMWLCPHFVGLDVAGAAILLKQPRPGASIYQAQSHPLMDRLMKRGRLRFGNAEIFPRQDSVKPLLRAIKAGHGFFNLPDMDFGRRDAAFVPFFGVPAATLLAPSRMSRLLGMAVQPVITEILPGGRGWRVRFLTPLKDFPTADAEADTARLNQFIESQIQRMPAQYLWVHKRFKTRPAGSPGLY from the coding sequence ATGACCGCCTGGCTGAAAGAGGGCGGCATCCGCCTGGGCCTGGGCCTGCTGTGGCTGCTGCACTGGCTGCCACTGCCCGTGCTGGCCGCCTTCGCGCGCGGGCTGGGCCGGCTGTTGTACCGCCTGGCGGGCTCGCGCCGTCGCGTGGCGCTGCGCAACCTGGCCCTGTGCTTTCCTGACATGGACGAGCCAGCGCGCCAGGCCCTGGCGCGCGAACACTTTCAGTGGCTGACACAAAGCCTGCTGGACCGGGCTGTGCTGTGGTGGGCGCCACAGGCGCGCATCCGGCGCCTGATCCAGGTGGAGGGCGACATCGAGCTGGCCGAGCGCCTGTGGCAAACCCGCCAGCAGGCCACGATGTGGTTGTGCCCGCATTTTGTGGGCCTGGACGTGGCCGGTGCGGCCATCTTGCTCAAACAGCCCCGACCCGGCGCCTCGATCTACCAGGCGCAAAGCCACCCGCTGATGGACCGCCTCATGAAACGCGGACGCCTGCGCTTTGGCAATGCCGAGATCTTCCCGCGCCAGGACTCGGTCAAGCCGCTGTTGCGGGCCATCAAGGCCGGGCACGGCTTCTTCAACCTGCCCGACATGGATTTCGGGCGCAGAGACGCCGCCTTCGTGCCCTTCTTCGGCGTGCCGGCGGCCACCTTGCTGGCGCCCTCGCGCATGTCGCGCCTGCTGGGCATGGCGGTGCAGCCCGTGATCACCGAGATCCTGCCCGGGGGGCGGGGCTGGCGCGTGCGTTTTCTCACGCCGCTGAAGGACTTTCCCACCGCCGATGCCGAGGCCGACACCGCCCGCCTCAACCAGTTCATCGAATCGCAGATCCAGCGCATGCCGGCCCAGTACCTGTGGGTGCACAAGCGCTTCAAAACCCGCCCGGCAGGCAGCCCCGGCCTGTACTGA
- a CDS encoding methyl-accepting chemotaxis protein yields MNWITWLRNYSIRSRLLICMGLVVAIGTIVGGGMSWQLLKLQDEFTKFAAQEFTATQRMAELAGHMSQLRGFEKNAMINAGDSVSAEEALKAWDESLKRTLGTLDAVVASAPADDVRVTAEQLKEQLQAYGQSMRPTLELVASLALGSSAEAFQSSGPARELALEVEKAQSALHARVTELANTRRDAAEDSANMAIIALWALLLSPGIIFLPLMGLTIVSITGPLKRAEEITEAISHGDLTRDINPRGQDEIARLMQSMRLMQDGLREMVASVRESSESMLTASTEIAAGNQDLSNRTEQTASNLQSAASSMDELSKTVEHSAEAATEANRLADTASTQASTGGEVVESVVSQMEQISQASRQISDIIGVIDGIAFQTNILALNAAVEAARAGEQGRGFAVVAGEVRSLAQRSAEAAREIKGLIGQSVDRVEVGSQKVREAGSVMTEIVSSIQRVSHAMGEIAEATRQQSSGIGQVTHSVTELDHMTQQNAALVEQSAAAADSLRQQARDLAQAVQRFRV; encoded by the coding sequence ATGAACTGGATCACCTGGCTGAGAAATTACTCCATCCGATCGCGCCTGCTGATCTGCATGGGCCTGGTGGTGGCCATCGGCACCATCGTGGGCGGCGGCATGAGCTGGCAGTTGCTCAAACTGCAAGACGAATTCACGAAGTTCGCTGCCCAGGAGTTCACCGCCACGCAGCGCATGGCCGAACTGGCGGGCCACATGAGCCAGCTGCGCGGCTTCGAAAAAAACGCCATGATCAACGCGGGCGACTCGGTCTCGGCCGAAGAGGCCCTCAAGGCCTGGGATGAGTCGCTCAAGCGCACGCTGGGCACCCTGGACGCCGTGGTGGCCTCGGCACCGGCCGACGATGTGCGCGTGACCGCCGAACAACTCAAAGAGCAGCTCCAGGCCTATGGCCAGAGCATGCGCCCCACGCTGGAGCTGGTGGCCTCCTTGGCCCTGGGTTCGTCGGCAGAAGCCTTCCAGTCCAGTGGCCCGGCCCGTGAGCTGGCCCTGGAGGTGGAAAAAGCCCAATCGGCCCTGCATGCGCGCGTGACCGAGCTGGCCAACACCCGGCGTGATGCGGCCGAAGACAGTGCCAACATGGCCATCATCGCCCTGTGGGCCTTGCTGCTGTCGCCCGGCATCATCTTCCTGCCCTTGATGGGCCTGACCATCGTGTCGATCACGGGCCCGCTCAAACGGGCCGAAGAAATCACCGAGGCCATCTCGCATGGCGACCTGACGCGCGACATCAACCCCCGAGGCCAGGACGAGATCGCCCGACTGATGCAGTCCATGCGGCTGATGCAGGACGGCCTGCGCGAGATGGTGGCCTCGGTGCGCGAGTCCTCCGAGAGCATGCTGACGGCCAGCACCGAGATCGCCGCAGGCAACCAGGACCTGTCGAACCGCACCGAACAAACCGCCTCGAACCTGCAGTCGGCCGCCTCCTCCATGGACGAACTGAGCAAGACCGTGGAGCACTCGGCGGAGGCCGCCACCGAGGCCAACCGCCTGGCCGACACGGCCAGCACCCAGGCCAGCACGGGTGGCGAGGTGGTCGAGAGCGTGGTTAGCCAGATGGAGCAGATCAGCCAGGCCTCGCGCCAGATCAGCGACATCATCGGCGTGATCGACGGCATCGCCTTCCAGACCAACATCCTGGCGCTCAACGCCGCCGTGGAGGCCGCCCGTGCCGGCGAACAGGGCCGGGGCTTTGCGGTGGTGGCCGGCGAAGTGCGTTCGCTGGCCCAGCGCAGTGCCGAGGCCGCCCGCGAGATCAAGGGCCTGATCGGCCAGTCGGTCGACCGCGTGGAGGTGGGCTCGCAAAAGGTGCGCGAGGCAGGCTCGGTGATGACCGAGATCGTGTCGTCCATCCAGCGCGTGAGCCACGCCATGGGCGAGATCGCCGAGGCCACGCGCCAGCAATCCAGCGGCATTGGTCAGGTCACCCACTCGGTGACCGAACTGGACCACATGACCCAGCAGAACGCCGCCCTGGTCGAGCAATCGGCCGCCGCCGCCGACAGCCTGCGCCAGCAGGCCCGGGATCTGGCCCAGGCCGTGCAACGCTTCAGGGTGTGA
- a CDS encoding PEP-CTERM sorting domain-containing protein gives MRTDVRPLIRPAGWALSTLMLAGTAQALTLERGTPSTLTGSLGPFQVNSVDDAPSVSGYHAGGSLLTEVDPPLPVTRVQYDVYNTSPSSLAFTYTVSYAPGATVLGAATPQGFYTEAGDKLTYWAGTGYATLFDRGYGTYAEDGSEWVIEYTADSVSWTQRGNGMAEGTATGLTNFGFNATFGLYFERGTALGWMPASMSGYNRSIPTQGISEGLVISAVPEPTTLGLLAAGLVTVAGLGATRRTRR, from the coding sequence ATGCGCACCGATGTCCGACCCCTGATTCGCCCGGCCGGCTGGGCCCTGAGCACCTTGATGCTGGCCGGCACCGCCCAGGCCCTCACCCTGGAGCGCGGCACGCCCAGCACCCTGACGGGCAGCCTGGGGCCGTTCCAGGTGAACTCGGTGGACGACGCGCCCAGCGTGAGTGGCTACCACGCCGGCGGCAGCCTGCTCACCGAGGTGGATCCACCGCTGCCCGTCACGCGGGTGCAGTACGACGTCTACAACACCAGCCCCAGCAGCCTGGCCTTCACCTACACCGTGAGCTATGCGCCGGGCGCTACCGTGCTGGGCGCGGCCACGCCCCAGGGCTTCTACACCGAGGCCGGCGACAAGCTCACCTACTGGGCGGGCACAGGTTATGCCACGCTGTTTGACCGGGGCTACGGCACCTATGCCGAAGACGGCAGTGAGTGGGTCATCGAGTACACCGCCGACAGCGTCAGCTGGACGCAGCGGGGCAACGGCATGGCCGAAGGCACCGCCACCGGCTTGACCAATTTCGGCTTCAACGCCACGTTTGGGCTGTACTTCGAGCGTGGCACCGCGCTGGGCTGGATGCCGGCGTCCATGTCGGGCTACAACCGCAGCATTCCCACGCAAGGCATCTCTGAGGGGCTGGTGATCTCGGCCGTGCCTGAACCCACGACCCTGGGCCTGTTGGCTGCAGGGCTGGTGACGGTGGCGGGGCTGGGGGCCACCCGCCGCACGCGCCGCTGA
- the dapF gene encoding diaminopimelate epimerase — MKLRFTKMHGAGNDFVVLDATRGPLAQGHTLSTAQFRFLADRRLGVGADQILVVEPGHAAAGTDFTYRIFNADGGEVEQCGNGARCFARFVHDTGLTTKDVIRVQTQKAIIEPRLQADGRVTVDMGAPFLVPAEVPFDATGLSPKLVNGCELWPIQLANHPLEVAVVSMGNPHAVMRVDSAEHAPVDEIGPQVEGHARFPRRVNAGFMEVVSRQHIKLRVYERGSGETLACGSGACAAVVAGIRLGWLDDTVDVDMPGGRLTIRWAGPGTPVMMTGPAVKVFDGEIDIPEL, encoded by the coding sequence ATGAAGCTGCGTTTCACGAAGATGCACGGCGCGGGCAACGACTTTGTCGTGCTCGACGCCACCCGGGGGCCGTTGGCGCAAGGGCACACCTTGAGCACGGCCCAGTTTCGCTTTCTGGCCGACCGGCGGCTGGGCGTGGGCGCCGACCAGATCCTGGTCGTCGAGCCCGGCCACGCGGCGGCGGGCACCGACTTCACTTACCGCATCTTCAACGCCGATGGCGGCGAGGTGGAACAGTGTGGCAACGGTGCGCGCTGCTTCGCGCGCTTCGTGCACGACACGGGCCTGACGACCAAAGACGTGATCCGTGTGCAAACGCAAAAAGCCATCATCGAGCCCCGCCTGCAGGCCGATGGCCGCGTGACGGTGGACATGGGCGCGCCCTTCCTGGTGCCTGCCGAGGTGCCGTTTGACGCCACGGGTCTCAGCCCCAAGCTGGTCAACGGCTGCGAGCTGTGGCCCATCCAGCTGGCCAACCACCCGCTGGAGGTGGCCGTGGTGTCCATGGGCAACCCGCACGCGGTGATGCGGGTGGACAGCGCCGAGCACGCGCCTGTGGACGAAATCGGGCCGCAGGTCGAGGGCCACGCGCGCTTTCCGCGCCGCGTGAACGCGGGCTTCATGGAAGTGGTGTCGCGCCAGCACATCAAGCTGCGCGTCTACGAGCGCGGCAGCGGCGAGACGCTGGCCTGTGGCTCGGGCGCCTGCGCGGCCGTGGTGGCCGGCATCCGCCTGGGCTGGCTGGACGACACCGTGGACGTGGACATGCCCGGTGGGCGGCTCACCATCCGCTGGGCCGGCCCCGGCACGCCGGTGATGATGACCGGCCCGGCCGTCAAGGTGTTTGACGGCGAGATCGACATTCCCGAACTGTGA
- a CDS encoding DUF484 family protein gives MTLQGITEDEIANYLIHTPGFFERQAGLLGAVQLVSPHGGRAVSLQERQMEMLREKIRGLERRIMDMIRHSQENEAIAARLHHWVREAMLTHDDRILPQVLVQGLQDQFLIPQAAVRVWGTDTHALHTGLADLPCTQAVSDDARSFAASLSLPYCGVNAGFEASRWLDDGTSMASVALLPLHHGPACFGLLVLGSPDPTRYTADMGVDFLVQVAEIASAALSRLLVPVAGAERSE, from the coding sequence ATGACCCTGCAAGGCATCACCGAAGACGAGATCGCCAACTACCTGATCCACACCCCGGGGTTTTTCGAGCGCCAGGCCGGACTGCTGGGTGCGGTGCAGCTGGTCAGCCCCCATGGCGGGCGGGCCGTGTCGCTGCAAGAGCGGCAAATGGAGATGCTGCGCGAGAAAATCCGCGGGCTGGAGCGGCGCATCATGGACATGATCCGCCACAGCCAGGAAAACGAAGCCATCGCCGCCCGCCTGCACCACTGGGTGCGCGAGGCCATGCTCACGCACGACGACCGCATCCTGCCCCAGGTGCTGGTACAGGGACTGCAAGATCAGTTTCTGATCCCGCAAGCGGCGGTGCGCGTGTGGGGCACCGACACCCACGCCCTGCACACCGGCCTGGCCGACCTGCCCTGCACCCAGGCCGTGAGCGACGACGCCCGCAGCTTTGCCGCCAGCCTCAGCCTGCCGTACTGCGGGGTGAACGCAGGCTTTGAGGCCAGCCGCTGGCTGGACGATGGCACCAGCATGGCCTCGGTGGCCCTGCTGCCTCTGCACCACGGCCCGGCCTGCTTTGGCCTGCTGGTGCTGGGCTCGCCCGACCCCACGCGCTACACCGCCGACATGGGTGTGGACTTTCTGGTGCAGGTGGCAGAGATCGCCAGCGCGGCGCTGTCGCGTTTGCTGGTGCCGGTGGCCGGGGCTGAACGCTCAGAGTGA
- a CDS encoding PEP-CTERM sorting domain-containing protein: MRSSLFIVALALTGAAHGSDRVGDLLGNAPNPSNAIVIEADGDVGAGGISLQSPQTPSNDPPFSAGGTVVISSPTGLNTSDMPLITGAPQVSAVPEPSTWALIAMGLLAVGAAARRSTK; this comes from the coding sequence ATGCGTTCGTCTTTGTTCATCGTCGCCTTGGCACTGACGGGCGCTGCCCATGGCAGTGACCGCGTGGGAGACCTGTTGGGCAACGCACCAAACCCGTCGAACGCCATCGTGATCGAAGCCGACGGAGACGTTGGCGCTGGCGGCATTTCGCTTCAATCGCCACAGACGCCATCGAATGATCCGCCGTTCAGCGCAGGTGGCACGGTGGTAATCTCGTCCCCCACCGGCCTGAACACCTCTGACATGCCCTTGATCACTGGTGCGCCACAGGTGTCGGCCGTGCCCGAGCCGTCCACCTGGGCGCTGATAGCCATGGGCTTGCTGGCCGTGGGCGCGGCGGCACGACGCTCAACCAAGTGA
- a CDS encoding tyrosine recombinase XerC, giving the protein MSAARPLSEPDLIHRHLEHLRVQRRLAERTLAMYAEAFARLQRACEAQRIGLTQVQAHHVRGWVGQLHGQGLGPRSIAIALSAWRGLYRWLAQEHLVATNPAEGIRAPKAPKPLPKALTVDQAVALAEAQPKPEVMVARAATAAAARRMETEGPWLSARDHAMVELMYGSGLRSAELLGLDVHPGPGAHGWIDLQAGEAHVLGKGSKRRIVPMGAAARRALQAWLQVRASLVAPQDSALFLSRLGRRITAAQWRKRLQQLALDAGLTQHVHPHMLRHSFASHLLQSSGDLRAVQELLGHAHIGTTQVYTRLDHQHLARVYDAAHPRAKRK; this is encoded by the coding sequence ATGTCTGCCGCTCGGCCCTTGTCTGAACCCGATCTGATCCACCGTCACCTGGAGCACCTGCGCGTGCAGCGCCGGCTGGCCGAGCGCACGCTGGCCATGTACGCCGAAGCCTTCGCACGGCTGCAGCGGGCCTGCGAGGCTCAGCGCATCGGGCTGACGCAGGTGCAGGCCCACCACGTGCGGGGCTGGGTAGGACAGTTGCATGGGCAGGGCCTGGGCCCGCGCAGCATCGCGATCGCGCTGTCGGCCTGGCGGGGCCTGTACCGCTGGCTGGCGCAAGAGCACCTGGTGGCCACCAACCCGGCCGAGGGCATTCGGGCGCCCAAGGCGCCCAAGCCCCTGCCCAAGGCCCTGACGGTGGACCAGGCCGTGGCCCTGGCCGAGGCGCAACCCAAGCCCGAAGTCATGGTGGCCCGCGCGGCCACGGCCGCCGCCGCCCGGCGCATGGAAACCGAAGGGCCGTGGTTGTCGGCGCGAGATCACGCCATGGTCGAGCTGATGTATGGCAGCGGCCTGCGCAGCGCCGAGCTGCTGGGCCTGGACGTGCACCCCGGCCCCGGCGCCCACGGCTGGATCGACCTGCAGGCCGGCGAAGCCCACGTGCTGGGCAAGGGCAGCAAGCGGCGCATCGTGCCCATGGGCGCGGCCGCGCGCCGGGCCCTCCAGGCCTGGCTGCAGGTGCGGGCCAGCCTGGTGGCGCCGCAGGACTCAGCACTGTTCTTGAGTCGGCTGGGCCGGCGCATCACGGCCGCGCAGTGGCGCAAGCGGCTTCAGCAGCTGGCCCTGGATGCCGGCCTGACCCAACACGTGCACCCGCACATGCTGCGCCACAGCTTTGCCAGCCACCTGCTGCAGTCCAGCGGCGACCTGCGCGCCGTGCAAGAGCTGCTGGGTCACGCCCACATCGGCACCACGCAGGTGTACACCCGGCTGGACCACCAGCACCTGGCGCGCGTGTACGACGCGGCCCACCCCCGCGCCAAGCGCAAGTGA